The Penicillium oxalicum strain HP7-1 chromosome IV, whole genome shotgun sequence genome contains a region encoding:
- a CDS encoding Iron transport multicopper oxidase fetC — MATSISRLLARFVAALFIVQYTQAKTVTYDFNVTWVNANPDGLHERQVVGINGQWPLPVIEVDKGDQLVVNMYNGLGTHSTSIHFHGMFQNSTNNMDGPSMVTQCPVVPGASITYNFTVNQNGTYWYHCHTDFCYPDGYRQALIVHDKDAYFNDMYDEEFTITMSDWYHEMVEDIRFIDKTNPTGAEPVPNAFLFNDTQNVNLSVEPGKTYLLRLANVGAFVAQYFYIEDHTFQIVEIDGVYTEPKEAEMLYISVAQRYAILVTTKNSTEKNYPIVTVADSMLLDLIPSDLQLNHTNWLEYNKDADHPQAIMPVEVASDLDPIDDMILVPHDRMELLPEADLVLDLTVAMVNLDDGAGYAVINDISYTKPKVPTLYTVLSSGDLATNAEIYGDFTHSMVLGHNQVVEIILNNGDGGSHPFHLHGHNFQLVDRAPSYGRHFYDYADGDPLVYDPNNHTEFPKYPARRDTFVLPPQGYFVIRFVADNPGVWLFHCHIDWHLEQGLGMTFIEAPVQMQERTTIPQNHYDVCRAAGVAWEGNAAGNTQDFLDLSGQNKQKGWLPAGFTAKGIVALVFSCVSAFLGIAFITMYGVSGIKEAKKKTTTQQPDEVASADSVRS; from the coding sequence ATGGCGACTTCAATAAGCCGGCTGCTGGCACGCTTTGTCGCTGCTCTGTTCATTGTTCAATACACGCAGGCAAAGACAGTAACCTACGATTTTAATGTCACTTGGGTTAATGCGAACCCGGATGGCTTGCACGAGCGCCAGGTTGTCGGTATTAACGGCCAATGGCCCCTCCCCGTCATTGAGGTCGACAAAGGCGACCAGCTCGTGGTGAACATGTACAATGGCCTCGGGACGCACAGTACCTCGATTCATTTCCACGGCATGTTTCAAAACTCCACCAACAACATGGACGGCCCGTCCATGGTCACTCAGTGTCCGGTCGTGCCAGGGGCCTCTATCACCTACAACTTCACAGTGAACCAGAATGGCACATACTGGTATCATTGCCACACCGACTTTTGCTATCCCGATGGGTATCGCCAGGCGCTCATTGTCCACGACAAGGATGCGTACTTTAACGACATGTACGACGAGGAGTTTACCATCACAATGAGCGATTGGTATCATGAGATGGTCGAAGACATTCGATTCATCGACAAAACCAACCCGACAGGTGCTGAGCCTGTCCCGAATGCGTTCTTGTTTAACGATACTCAGAACGTGAATCTTTCTGTGGAGCCTGGCAAAACTTATCTCTTGCGGCTGGCCAATGTCGGTGCATTTGTGGCACAGTACTTCTACATCGAAGATCACACGTTTCAGATTGTCGAGATCGATGGTGTCTATACCGAGCCCAAAGAGGCAGAAATGTTGTATATTTCAGTCGCACAGCGATATGCCATTTTGGTCACGACCAAAAATTCCACGGAGAAGAATTATCCGATTGTCACCGTGGCAGACTCGATGCTGCTGGATCTCATCCCCTCAGATCTCCAGCTCAATCATACCAATTGGCTTGAATACAACAAGGACGCTGACCACCCACAAGCCATTATGCCCGTGGAAGTTGCGTCCGACCTCGATCCGATTGATGATATGATTCTCGTTCCCCATGATCGGATGGAATTACTCCCCGAGGCTGATCTGGTCCTCGATCTTACCGTGGCCATGGTCAATCTCGACGATGGCGCCGGCTACGCCGTAATCAACGATATCTCCTACACCAAGCCCAAAGTACCCACGCTCTACACCGTGCTGTCCTCCGGTGATTTGGCCACAAATGCTGAGATTTACGGTGATTTCACGCATTCCATGGTTCTGGGTCACAATCAAGTCGTTGAGATCATTCTTAATAACGGCGATGGCGGTTCTCATCCTTTCCATCTGCACGGGCACAATTTCCAGCTCGTCGATCGTGCCCCCTCCTACGGCAGACACTTCTATGACTATGCAGACGGCGATCCGCTGGTCTACGACCCCAACAACCATACCGAATTCCCCAAGTACCCGGCCCGCCGAGACACGTTCGTCCTTCCACCTCAAGGCTACTTTGTCATTCGCTTCGTGGCCGATAATCCAGGAGTTTGGCTGTTCCACTGCCACATCGACTGGCATTTAGAGCAAGGGCTGGGCATGACTTTTATCGAGGCACCTGTGCAGATGCAGGAAAGAACAACAATCCCGCAGAATCATTACGATGTCTGCAGGGCCGCCGGGGTCGCGTGGGAAGGAAATGCGGCCGGAAACACACAAGACTTTCTTGATCTGTCCGGTCAGAACAAGCAGAAGGGGTGGCTGCCCGCAGGATTCACGGCTAAGGGTATTGTAGCCCTCGTCTTTTCTTGCGTATCGGCATTCCTTGGTATTGCCTTTATCACCATGTACGGTGTATCCGGTATCAAGGaggcgaagaaaaaaacgaCCACACAACAGCCGGACGAGGTCGCGTCTGCGGACAGTGTCCGATCTTGA
- a CDS encoding High affinity iron permease ftrA, whose amino-acid sequence MGANPVFAVTVFFILFRECLETTVVVSVLLAFLKQTLGNEEDKTTYKRLVKQVWLGCALGVGICLAIGAGMIGAFYGLGTDTFSATEDIWEGVLGIIAAIIITIMGAALLRVSKIQEKWRVKLAKALSHERNPNESSGGRIKRWSEKYVMFMLPFITVLREGLEAVIYVGGVGLGLPASSFPLAVFCGLLAGFVVGYIIYRGGRETSMQIFLIISTCFLYLVAAGLFSRGVWFLENNTWNHKVGGDSAETGSGPGSYDIDQSVWHVNCCNPLIGGGGGWGIFNALFGWTNSATVGSVLAYNFYWIAVMVGYGLMMWRERNGPLPYLDPAVKKLARSKGRAKAFVFRTKWDEPYSDEPATAGPSRIQGDNLEAGVLHNEKSAGTAVSTVARP is encoded by the exons ATGGGTGCCAATCCAGTATTCGCAGTTACAG TGTTCTTCATTCTCTTTCGAGAATGTTTGGAAACAACCGTGGTTGTTTCCGTTCTGCTGGCCTTTCTGAAGCAGACCCTGGGaaatgaagaagacaagacgACGTATAAAAGGCTCGTCAAACAA GTTTGGCTGGGATGTGCATTGGGTGTCGGTATCTGTCTGGCGATCGGCGCCGGCATGATCGGTGCCTTTTATGGCCTCGGCACTGATACCTTCTCCGCCACGGAGGATATCTGGGAGGGCGTACTGGGTATCATTGCAgcgatcatcatcaccatcatgggTGCCGCCCTGCTGCGGGTCTCCAAAATCCAAGAGAAGTGGCGCGTTAAGCTGGCCAAGGCTTTGAGCCATGAACGTAACCCCAATGAATCTTCGGGGGGACGGATCAAGCGCTGGTCTGAAAAATATGTGATGTTTATGCTACCTTTCATCACCGTCCTGCGTGAAGGCCTCGAGGCAGTCATCTACGTGGGTGGTGTTGGCCTGGGTCTTCCCGCCTCGTCTTTCCCGTTGGCGGTGTTCTGCGGCTTGCTCGCAGGATTCGTGGTTGGATACATTATCTATCG CGGCGGTCGCGAAACATCGATGCaaatcttcttgatcatctccacttGCTTCTTATACTTGGTAGCCGCTGGTCTCTTCTCGCGCGGTGTCTGGTTCTTGGAAAACAATACTTGGAACCACAAGGTGGGCGGAGACTCTGCCGAGACCGGCTCTGGTCCGGGATCGTACGATATTGACCAAAGTGTGTGGCATGTCAACTGCTGCAATCCTCtcatcggtggtggtggtggctggGGTATCTTCAATGCTTTATTTGGCTGGACCAACTCGGCGACTGTGGGATCCGTTCTCGCATATAACTTTTACTGGATCGCTGTGATGGTCGGCTATGGCCTGATGATGTGGCGCGAGCGCAACGGACCTCTGCCATACCTGGACCCGGCCGTGAAGAAGCTCGCGCGAAGCAAGGGTCGGGCCAAGGCATTTGTGTTCCGCACCAAGTGGGATGAGCCTTATTCGGATGAACCTGCCACTGCTGGACCGTCTCGCATCCAGGGAGACAATCTCGAAGCCGGCGTGCTGCACAACGAGAAAAGTGCTGGCACAGCTGTGTCCACTGTCGCTCGACCCTAG
- a CDS encoding Drug resistance protein, producing the protein MEADQSSKPSTVVPSMAPSFSICREALFITVVCMAQFMTQTNVGVCLSNLDILGESFGVTDSGILSWFLAGYSLTVGTFILIFGRCGDLFGYRRIFLAGFLWIALWSLVAGLSVYSNHILFIFARVLQGIGAAMVLPNGLAILGATYPPGKKKAMIFALFGAVAPNSAVLGATFSALFSQLAWWPWTFWTQAFVAVACAGLGLMVVPSIHHDSTPQVNTWTDLLMALDALGGLCGIGGLVLINIAWNQAPVAGWSTPYVYILLILGILLIVGFFVVEFRIAEHPLIPFQAFSRDVSFVLGCVACGWGAFGTWIWYFWRFQIEFRHTSPLLGSAEFVPAAPVGILACFVTGLLIARIRPGWIMVMSMTAFTLGNIFTAIAPVDQTYWALTFVCLLVIPWGMDMSFPAATLMLSNSVERKHQGIAASLVTTVVNYSISLSLGFAGTVEVHVNNGGRTSADVLRGYRGALYFATGLGGLGILLSMLFTLKCYWEERRAQPVDAATAENSLGTLAEGP; encoded by the coding sequence ATGGAGGCAGATCAGTCATCCAAGCCGTCGACCGTGGTGCCTTCGATGGCACCATCATTCTCAATATGTCGGGAAGCACTGTTTATAACGGTAGTTTGCATGGCACAATTCATGACGCAGACCAATGTTGGCGTCTGTCTGTCAAACCTTGATATTCTCGGCGAGAGTTTTGGAGTCACCGACTCGGGTATCCTGAGCTGGTTCTTGGCTGGCTACTCGCTGACCGTGGGCAccttcatcttgatctttgGCCGATGTGGTGATCTCTTTGGATATCGGCGGATCTTCCTCGCTGGATTTCTTTGGATCGCGCTCTGGTCGCTGGTCGCCGGACTCAGTGTCTACTCCAACCACATTTTGTTCATCTTTGCACGAGTCCTCCAGGGCATTGGCGCTGCGATGGTGCTTCCGAACGGACTGGCTATTCTGGGTGCAACCTACCCGCCcgggaagaaaaaagccaTGATCTTTGCACTTTTTGGCGCGGTGGCACCCAACAGCGCTGTATTGGGTGCAACCTTCAGTGCTCTCTTCTCACAACTTGCATGGTGGCCATGGACATTTTGGACACAGGCTTTTGTCGCAGTTGCCTGTGCGGGACTGGGCCTCATGGTGGTCCCGTCCATCCATCATGACTCCACTCCCCAGGTAAACACTTGGACGGATCTTCTCATGGCGCTGGATGCTCTGGGTGGACTGTGCGGTATCGGTGGATTGGTTTTGATCAATATCGCTTGGAACCAGGCTCCTGTCGCAGGATGGAGTACTCCATATGTCTACATCTTGTTGATTCTTGGAATCCTGTTGATTGTTGGATTCTTCGTGGTGGAATTCCGAATTGCGGAGCATCCTTTGATCCCATTTCAGGCGTTCAGCCGAGATGTCTCGTTTGTTCTGGGCTGTGTTGCGTGTGGATGGGGCGCGTTCGGAACATGGATCTGGTATTTCTGGAGATTTCAGATCGAATTCCGGCACACGAGTCCTCTCCTGGGCTCGGCAGAGTTTGTGCCCGCTGCGCCGGTAGGAATTTTGGCTTGCTTTGTGACTGGGCTATTGATTGCCCGAATTCGACCCGGGTGGATCATGGTCATGTCCATGACGGCTTTCACCCTGGGTAACATCTTCACAGCCATTGCTCCCGTCGACCAGACGTATTGGGCATTGACATTCGTCTGTCTCTTGGTCATACCGTGGGGCATGGATATGTCATTTCCCGCTGCGACGCTCATGCTGTCAAACTCGGTCGAGAGGAAACACCAAGGTATCGCTGCCTCGTTGGTCACGACGGTGGTGAACTACAGCATCTCCCTCAGTTTGGGATTTGCGGGAACGGTCGAGGTTCATGTCAATAACGGCGGGAGAACTTCTGCAGATGTCCTCAGAGGATATCGCGGTGCTCTGTACTTTGCGACAGGTCTAGGGGGACTGGGAATCCTGCTCAGTATGTTATTCACCCTCAAGTGCTACTGGGAAGAGCGTCGAGCGCAACCTGTGGACGCGGCAACGGCCGAGAATTCCTTGGGCACGTTAGCTGAGGGCCCGTGA
- a CDS encoding U2 small nuclear ribonucleoprotein A — translation MRLTVELIQNSLSYINPLKDRELDLRGHKIPAIENLGIAKDQDAIDFTDNDLSSLSNFPFFPRLHTLLLARNRINHIQPNLGSSIPSLTNLVLTSNNLSELADVEALRTLPKLTHLVLLENPITRKENYRYWIIWLAPSVRFLDYQKVKDVEREKAKELFGTLEQPSALASKTMGIKSRAFGPTSAAMTPSQTDRAIRVKLTDAERKRVEKMIREAKSLQEIARLEKELNEGRIPGGALGASDTDGDERMQM, via the exons ATGCGCTTGACCGTCGAGCTCATCCAGAATTCCCTCTCATACATCAACCCACTCAAAGACCGCGAGCTGGACCTCCGAG GGCACAAGATCCCGGCAATTGAGAATCTGGGTATTGCAAAG GATCAAGATGCGATCGATTTCACGGACAAcgatctctcttccctcAGCAATTTCCCATTCTTCCCTCGCCTCCacactcttcttcttgctcgcAACCGGATCAATCACATTCAACCCAATCTGGGATCATCAATTCCATCGCTTACGAACTTGGTCCTGACTTCGAACAATTTGTCTGAATTGGCGGACGTTGAGGCGCTGCGCACACTCCCCAAGCTCACGCACTTGGTTCTCCTGGAGAATCCCATCACACGAAAAGAG AACTACCGGTATTGGATCATTTGGTTGGCTCCGTCCGTTCGATTCCTCGATTACCAAAAGGTCAAGGACGTGGAACgcgaaaaggccaaggagctATTCGGAACCCTTGAGCAGCCCTCTGCGCTCGCTTCAAAGACCATGGGTATCAAGTCCCGGGCCTTTGGTCCCACGAGCGCTGCCATGACGCCCAGCCAGACAGATCGGGCGATCCGAGTGAAACTCACCGATGCCGAGCGTAAGCGCGTTGAGAAGATGATTCGGGAAGCGAAGAGCCTACAAGAAATTGCACGGTTGGAGAAGGAATTGAATGAGGGCCGGATACCGGGTGGTGCACTCGGAGCCAGTGACACCGATGGAGATGAGAGGATGCAGATGTGA